From one Candidatus Rokuibacteriota bacterium genomic stretch:
- a CDS encoding MoxR family ATPase has product MFPSVEEVQERFRSARYIASRRIATVVYLAERMGRPILIEGPAGVGKTEMAKALSEATERRLIRLQCYEGLDEGKALYEWKYAKQLLYTQLLRERIGELIADAPSLPEAVARIAGQEDAFFSFRFLAPRPLLSAILADDPVVLLVDEIDKAEPEFEAFLLEVLSDYQVSVPELGTIGARHIPLVVLTSNNAREISDGLKRRCLHLFIDFPAPAEELAIIRLKVPEIPERLARAVVAAVQRIRTLDLRKPPSISESLDWARSLVILNADQLNPELVESTLTMLVKYEKDMERVRGALDKVLADLP; this is encoded by the coding sequence ATGTTCCCGTCCGTCGAAGAGGTCCAGGAGCGCTTTCGCTCGGCCCGCTATATCGCAAGCCGGCGCATCGCCACGGTGGTCTATCTCGCCGAGCGGATGGGGCGCCCGATCCTGATCGAGGGACCTGCCGGCGTCGGGAAGACGGAGATGGCCAAGGCCCTGTCCGAAGCGACGGAGCGCCGCCTCATCCGCCTCCAGTGCTACGAGGGGCTCGACGAGGGCAAGGCGCTCTACGAGTGGAAGTATGCCAAACAGCTCCTCTACACCCAGCTCCTCCGCGAGCGGATCGGCGAGCTGATCGCCGACGCCCCGTCCCTCCCTGAGGCCGTCGCCCGCATTGCCGGGCAGGAGGACGCCTTCTTCTCCTTCCGCTTCCTCGCGCCGCGCCCGCTTCTGTCGGCGATCCTGGCGGACGACCCGGTGGTACTCCTGGTGGACGAGATCGACAAGGCCGAGCCCGAGTTCGAAGCCTTCCTTCTCGAGGTGCTCTCCGACTACCAGGTGTCCGTCCCCGAGCTCGGGACCATCGGGGCCAGGCACATCCCGCTGGTGGTGCTCACCTCGAACAACGCCCGCGAGATCTCCGACGGCCTCAAGCGGCGCTGCCTCCACCTCTTCATCGACTTCCCCGCGCCGGCCGAGGAGCTGGCGATCATCCGCCTGAAGGTCCCCGAGATCCCCGAGCGGCTCGCCCGGGCGGTGGTCGCCGCCGTCCAGCGGATCCGGACCCTCGACCTCCGGAAGCCGCCGTCCATCTCGGAGAGCCTCGACTGGGCCCGCTCGCTGGTGATCCTGAACGCCGACCAGCTCAACCCCGAGCTGGTCGAGTCCACCCTCACGATGCTGGTGAAGTACGAGAAGGACATGGAGCGGGTGCGCGGCGCCCTCGACAAGGTCCTGGCCGACCTCCCGTGA
- a CDS encoding VWA domain-containing protein — protein MDQRILEFIGDLRRAEVRISPSEALDALAASAEVGLLDREAFKTALATTLIKESRDLPTFNRLFDLYFLDLQALGEGLKKALGPEDPRIRELLDRLLAEEGMELDELTELLLRGEGMELEMAIREGGRTAGLERLMYFLQIGYFSRRIHDRFDWEMIERDLARLLQLLEARGLDPGQLARIRNYLDLRLEAFRRMIRQHVERELERRAYRSGERLMQESLTDKPLFALSADEVAQMKAVVARLARKIKDALALRQRQEEKGRLDSRRTVRRSLQYGGIPMELRFRRRHREKPKLVTLCDVSDSVRNASRFMLQLVWSLQECFSRVRSYV, from the coding sequence ATGGACCAGCGCATCCTGGAGTTCATCGGGGACCTGAGACGGGCGGAAGTGCGGATCTCGCCCTCCGAGGCGCTGGACGCCCTCGCCGCCTCCGCCGAGGTTGGGCTCCTGGACCGGGAGGCGTTCAAGACCGCGCTCGCGACCACGCTCATCAAAGAGTCACGCGACCTCCCCACCTTCAACCGGCTCTTCGACCTCTACTTCCTCGACCTCCAGGCCCTCGGCGAGGGGCTCAAGAAAGCCCTCGGCCCCGAGGACCCGCGGATCCGCGAGCTGCTGGACCGGCTCCTCGCCGAGGAGGGGATGGAGCTCGACGAGCTGACCGAGCTGCTCCTCCGCGGCGAGGGGATGGAGCTGGAGATGGCGATCCGCGAGGGCGGGCGCACCGCCGGGCTTGAGCGACTGATGTACTTCCTCCAGATCGGCTACTTCTCCCGGCGGATCCACGACCGCTTCGACTGGGAGATGATCGAGCGCGACCTGGCGCGGCTGCTCCAGCTTCTCGAGGCCCGGGGCCTGGACCCGGGACAGCTCGCGCGCATCCGGAACTACCTCGACCTCCGCCTGGAGGCCTTCCGCCGGATGATCCGCCAGCACGTGGAGCGCGAACTCGAGCGCCGAGCCTACCGCTCGGGCGAGCGGCTCATGCAGGAGTCGCTGACCGACAAGCCCCTCTTCGCCTTGAGCGCCGACGAGGTGGCCCAGATGAAGGCGGTGGTCGCGCGCCTGGCGCGGAAGATCAAGGACGCGCTGGCCCTCCGTCAGCGGCAGGAGGAGAAGGGACGCCTGGACTCGCGGCGCACCGTGCGGCGGAGCCTCCAGTACGGCGGCATCCCGATGGAGCTCAGGTTCAGGCGACGCCATCGCGAGAAGCCCAAGCTCGTCACCCTCTGCGATGTCTCGGACTCGGTGAGGAACGCCTCGCGCTTCATGCTCCAGCTCGTCTGGAGCCTCCAGGAGTGCTTCAGCCGAGTCCGCTCCTACGT
- a CDS encoding M48 family metallopeptidase has protein sequence MTNQGKSYHRWQFWLGVARLALTVALLAVFLLTGATLTLRRWAEAGGHPFWLQVAELFLILSVALRLVSAPLSWLAGYRLPRRVGLLHQPFWRWALDHLKAVALSGALTLLAAEVIYALLSVTAWWWLWGAAVFFAGSAFLAMVVPLWIVPLFYRLTPLDDAQLRERLLALAARVGVPVVGVWLVDQSRKSRTANAALTGLGRTRRILLFDTLVNGFTSDQVEAVLAHELGHHVHGDVRRALLVQGGLTLVTFWIADGLLRLGSRWLGLDGPADPAGLPLFALIVVGLGLLALPLANGYSRWVERRADDFCLAVTRNPDAFIGAMDRLAELNLAERSPHPVKEFFLFSHPSIARRIASARRFASAEGRVVAQSSAV, from the coding sequence GTGACCAATCAGGGGAAGAGCTATCACCGCTGGCAGTTCTGGCTCGGGGTCGCCCGCCTGGCGCTCACGGTCGCCCTCCTGGCAGTCTTCCTCCTTACCGGCGCGACCCTGACGCTCCGCCGGTGGGCCGAGGCGGGCGGCCACCCGTTCTGGCTCCAGGTGGCCGAGCTCTTCCTGATTCTGAGCGTGGCCCTGCGCCTGGTTTCGGCGCCGCTGAGCTGGCTTGCCGGCTACCGGCTCCCCCGTCGCGTGGGGCTTCTCCACCAGCCGTTCTGGCGCTGGGCCCTGGATCACTTGAAGGCAGTGGCCCTGAGCGGCGCCCTGACCTTGCTTGCCGCGGAGGTGATCTACGCGCTTCTCAGCGTGACGGCCTGGTGGTGGCTCTGGGGCGCCGCGGTCTTCTTCGCCGGCTCGGCGTTTCTGGCCATGGTGGTTCCGCTCTGGATCGTGCCGCTCTTCTACCGCCTGACTCCGCTCGACGACGCCCAGCTCCGAGAGCGGCTCCTCGCCCTGGCCGCGCGCGTGGGCGTTCCGGTAGTCGGCGTCTGGCTGGTTGATCAGTCCCGGAAGAGCCGGACCGCGAACGCGGCCCTCACGGGCCTCGGGCGGACCCGCCGGATTCTCCTCTTCGACACGCTCGTCAACGGCTTCACCTCCGATCAGGTGGAGGCGGTCCTGGCCCACGAGCTGGGTCACCACGTCCACGGTGACGTCCGGCGCGCGCTCCTCGTCCAGGGCGGACTGACCCTCGTCACCTTCTGGATCGCTGACGGCCTCCTCCGCCTCGGCAGCCGCTGGCTCGGCCTCGACGGCCCGGCGGACCCTGCCGGCCTGCCGCTGTTCGCCCTCATCGTCGTCGGGCTCGGGCTCCTGGCGCTGCCCCTCGCGAACGGCTACTCGCGCTGGGTCGAGCGCCGGGCCGATGACTTCTGCCTGGCCGTGACGCGGAACCCTGACGCCTTCATCGGCGCCATGGACCGGCTCGCCGAGCTGAACCTGGCCGAGCGCAGCCCGCACCCGGTGAAGGAGTTCTTCCTCTTCTCCCACCCCTCCATCGCGAGGCGCATCGCCTCCGCCCGCCGGTTCGCGTCTGCCGAAGGCAGGGTCGTTGCCCAATCCAGCGCGGTCTGA